CTGAGAATGTGTTTGATTTCAGCCTGGGAAATCCCAACATCAAACCGCCCCGGGAGTTTCGGGACGCCCTGAAAAATATGGTGGGATCCGATGAGATATCAGACGTTGAGATGTATCATGGATACATGCCCAACACCGGGTACCCCCATGTCCGGGACGCCGTGGCCCAATACCTGACCGAGGAGCAGGGCGTGGCGGTTTCCGGCGAGGACGTCATCATGACCTGCGGGGCCTCGGGGGCCTTGAACGCCATCTTCAAAGCCATTCTCGACCCCGAGGACGAGGTCATCTCCCCGACTCCTTTTTTCGTGGAATACGGCTATTATGTGGGCAACCACGGCGGGGTTCTCAAAACCGTCCCCACAAAGCCGGATTTTCACCTGGACCTGGACGAAATCGAAAAAGCCCTCACGGACAAAACCAAGGCGGTTTTGATCAACTCCCCCAACAATCCCTCGGGGCAGGTGTACCCGGAAGAGGACCTCAAAAAGCTGGGCCGTCTTCTGGCCGGGCGGGGAAAGGCGTCCGGAAAGACCATCTACCTGATTTCCGACGAGCCCTACCGGAAAATCGTCTATGACGGAAAAACGGTTCCGGGCATTTTCTCGTGCTATGATGAGACCATCATGGCCACGTCCTACTCCAAGGACATCTCCATTCCCGGCGAGCGCATCGGGTTTCTGGCGGTGAGTCCAAAGGCGACCCACCGGAAGGCGCTTCTGGGGGGCATGGCCATCGCCAACCGGATTCTGGGTTTTGTCAACGCGCCCGCCCTGATGCAGCGGGTGGTGGGCGCCATCCAGGGCGCCGGCGTGGATATCTCCCAATACGCGGCCAAAATGACGCTTTTAAGCGACGGCCTGGCCGACTGCGGCTATGAGTTCACCCGGCCGGCCGGCGCGTTTTACCTGTTTCCCAAATCCCCGATTCCCGATGACGTGGAATTTGTGCGAAAACTCCAGGAGGAGCTGATTCTCACGGTGCCGGGCTCCGGGTTCGGGACCCCCGGTCATTTCCGGATCGCCTTTTGCGTGGACGACGATGTGATCACAAAGGCGCTGCCCGGGTTCAGGAGGGCGAAAGAATCCCTCTAAGCGTTTTTTGACGACTTTATCATTTTCCATAATCATCATCAAAAAGGAGCTTTTAAAACCATGCCCGCCTGTGTGTTAAAAAATGCCCGCGGCTTTAAAAATCAAAGGATCAAAACCGCCGCCCTGTCGGCGCTGATCCTGGCATGCCTGTTTTTCACCGGCGTTTCCCGGGCCGCCCAGGAGGCCCGGGCGCCCCAGTGGCCCCATGAAACCAGCGATCTCGCGCCCGATCCCCAGTCGGTTTACGGGCGTCTGGAAAACGGTTTCCGTTATGTTTTAATGAAAAACCGGGAGCCCAGGGACCGGGTGAGCGTTCATCTCAACGTCCAGGCCGGGTCTTTGAACGAGACGGGCCCGGAAAGGGGGCTGGCGCATTTTCTGGAGCACATGCTTTTCAGGGGCTCCGACTATTTTAAACCCGGGGAGCTGATCAAATATTTCCAGTCCATCGGAATGAGCTTCGGCCCGGATGTCAACGCCCACACCGGATTTGAGAAAACCGTGTATGACATTATTCTGCCCGACGGGTCCCAAAAAACCATCGCCAAAGCCCTTCTGGCGGCCAAGGACTTCGCGGCGGGGGCCCTTTTGCTGGACAAAGAGATCGACCGGGAGCGCAAGGTGGTCATCGCCGAGAAGCGAACCCGGGACTCCGTGGAATACCGGACCCTGGTGTCCTCCCTGGAATTTGAGTTTCCCGACGCCCTCATTTCCAGGCGTCTTCCCATCGGAACCGAAGAGATCATCTCAAAAGCCGGCCGAAAAGAACTGAAAGCCTTCTACGAGACCTGGTACCGGCCCGACAACATGATCCTGGTCATGGTCGGGGATTTCGACTCGGAAATGGCCGGGGCTTTGATCCAAAACGAGTTTTCGTCCTTAAAGGCCCCGGCGGCGCCCATCCGGCGGCCCGACATCGGGGACATCCGCCACAAAGGAATCAAGACCTTTTATCACCACGAAAAGGAGGCCGGCTCCACCACCGTGAGCATTGAGACCGCCCGGAAGGCGCCGGCGGCCCCGGACTCGGCGGCGCTTCGGAAAGACATCTTTGCGGCGGATCTGGCCGACGCCATCATCCGAAACCGCCTGGAGGCCCTCAAGGGGGAGCCGGGAACGCCCTTCACCTCGGCTTTCATCGATTCCGGGACCTATCTCAAAACCATCCGGTACTCGGAAATATACGCGGAATGCGAGCCTGAAAAATGGAAAGAATCCCTGGCCCTCATCGAGCAGACCCTCAGGGGGGCTTTGACCCACGGTTTCGCGTCCCATGAGCTGGACCGGGTGAAAAAAGATTTCGGCGCCATGCTGGAGCTGGGGGTGAAAAAGGCCGCCACACGAAACAGCCAGGGGCTGGCCCGGCAGATCATCTTCGCTTTGAACAACAACCAGGTGTTCATGTCCCCGGCCCAGAAAAAAGAGATGTTCGCGCCGCTTCTGAAATCCCTGACCTTAAAGGACATCCATGACGCCTTCCGGGAAACCTGGGAGGCGGACCATCGACTGGTCCTGGTGATGGGAAACGCCCGCCTGGCCGAAGGCCAAATCCCGCCGGAGCGCCGGATACACGATGAGATGGAAAAAAGCATGGCCTCATTTGTGGAAAAACCCAAAAAACTCGAAAAGCCCCGTTTCCCGTATCTTCCGGAGCCCGGGACGGCGGGGAAAATCGTGTCCAAAAAATGGATCCCCGATCTTGAGATCTTCCAGGTGGATTTCGCCAACCATGTCCGTTTGAACATCAAAAAAACCGATTTTGACGCCAACTCGGTCCAGGTGAACCTGACCTTCGGCGACGGCAAACTGTCCCAGCCCGCCGGAAAACCAGGCATCGCGATTCTGGCCGGGGCCGTGGTCAATGAAAGCGGTCTGGGCGCCCTGGACAAGGACGGTCTGGAGCGGGCCCTGTCCGGGAAAAACGCGTCCGTTCATTTCTACGTGGCCGAGGACTTCTTCGGACTGAAAGGGGAGGCCCCTCCTGAAGAAATCCCCCTTTTGTTTCAGCTTCTTCACGCCCACATCGCGGACCCGGCTTTTCGAAAAAAAGCCCACCGGCTTTCCATGGAGCGCTTCAGGCAGGATTACCGGCGGCTTTCCGCCACCATTGACGGGGCCGTAAAACTTCACGGGGAGCGTTTCTTTGCCGGCGGAGATGAAAAATTCGGCATTCCGGACAGCTTTGATGCGTTCTCAAAACTCTCCATTGACGACGTCATGGCCTGGGTGGAACCCGCTTTGAGACACGACCCCATTGAAATATCCGTGGCCGGAGACGCGGACGTGGACCAGGTCATCAAGGCGGTGTCCCGATACATCGGAAGCCTGCCGGACCGGAAAGGGTCCGGGTTGAAAAAACACCCGGGGCTGCCGCGGTTCCCGGAGGGCCAAATCCGGAAAATCACGGTCCCCACCCGTCTGCCCAAAGGTCTTTTGACCGTGGCCTGGCCCACTGAAGACATCTGGAACATCAAACGGGCCCGGGCGTTTTCCGTGCTGGGGGCTATTTTCTCCGAAAGGCTTCGGGTGAGAATCCGGGAGACCCTGGGCGCCTCTTATTCCCCGGCGGCCTTCAACCAGTCCAGCAAAGTGTACCCCGAATACGGGCTTTTAAAAACCCTGGTTCACGCCGACCCCGAAAAAATCAAAGTCATCCAAAGGGAAGTGACGAAAATCGCCGGGGATCTTTCCACCAATGGGGTGAGCGCCGACGAGCTTCAGCGGGCGGTGGAGCCCATCCTGGTGAGGCTCAAGGAGCTGAGGCGGAAAAACGCCTACTGGCTGGATATCGTCATGACCGGGTCGAGTAAATATCCCCGGCAGCTGGACTGGAGCCGGAGCATCATTGAGGATTACCAGTCTTTTGAGACGGATTACATATCGTCCCTGGCCAAAAAATACCTGGACAACGCCAGGGCGGCGGTTTTGACCATTATCAGCGATCCCGGCGCGGAAGAAAACGCCGGGGAAATCGCGCCGCCGGCCCCGGATATTCCATAAACGCGGCATAAACGCAAAAAGACCCGGCGCGCCTTTGTCCACGCCGGGTCTTTTTTTTTTTTGTAAAAACCGGTTAAAAAAAAACCGGGGCGTCACGCCTGTTTTTGTATTTTCAAAAGACTTTCTTTAAGCCTGTCGCGCTTTTCGAGCAAAAACCCGCGCTGGGTCCGGACCTTTTCCACAATATCCGCCGGGGCCCTGGCCAGAAATTTCTCATTGTCGAGCTTTGCGGAATGAACGGCCATCTCCCGCTCCAGTTTTTTGATCTCTTTCTCCAGACGCGCGGCCTCCTTTGAAAAATCCACCGCCCCTTCCAGGAAAACGAACAAGGCCGCGCCCTTGATCTCGGCCGAAGCGCTTTTCGGGGGTTTTTCGACCTCTCCCTTTTTCACCTCCAGGGATTTGAGCCGGGCCAGATTCAGCGCCATGTCCCGGCGCTTTAAAAGGGTTTTTTCAAAAAACGAATCCCGGGCGCAAACCAGCGCCTTGAGGGGAACGCCCGGGGAAATGTTCATCTCTCCCCGGATGTTTCGAACCGCCGTGATCACGTCCATGACCGCGTCCATCTCCCGGCCGGCCTCGGTCAGCGCCCCGGGAATCGGGGAGGGGGGCTCGGGGAAACGCTCATGGATCAAAAACCCCTTTGAGTCCGACATCTTGTCCCATATCTCCTCGGTCACAAAGGGCATGAAGGGATGGAGCATGGTCACAATGGCCTTCAGGGTCGAAAACAAAACGGCCGTCGCTGTTTTTTTGGCGTCGGGGTCGTCTCCGTAAAGGGCCGGTTTCACGGCCTCCAGATGCCAGTCGCAGAACTCGTGCCACACAAACTGATACAGCGCCGACGCCGCGTCGTTGAACCGGAGCTGGTCCAGGGCCTCGGACACCCGCGCCGCGGTTTCGTAAAGCCTGAGCGTGATCCAGCGGTCGGTCAAAGACATCTTTTCCAAAAGGGCGTCCGTCTCCATTTCCGATTCGGCGCCGTCCCGGTCCATATTCATCAAAACAAACCGGGCCGCGTTCCAGAGCTTGTTGACAAAATGGCGGTATCCCTCCACCCGTTTCTCAGACATCTTGATGTCCCGGCCCTGGGCCGCGAAGGCCGCCAGGGTAAAGCGAAAGGCGTCGGTCCCGTGCCGCTCGATGACCGACAGGGGATCGATGACGTTGCCTTTGGACTTGCTCATCTTTTTGCCCTCTTCGTCCCGGACCAGCGCGTGGACATACACGTCCCTAAACGGGACATCCCCCATGAAGTGGATCCCCATCATCATCATGCGCGCCACCCAGAAAAACAGGATGTCAAACCCGGTCACCAGGACCGAGGTGGGATAAAAGGTCTTTAAAAGAGGCGTCTCATGGGGCCATCCCATGGTGGAAAAGGGCCACAGCGCCGAGCTGAACCAGGTGTCGAGCACATCGGATTCCTGCTCAAGCGAGGCGCTTTCGCAACGGGGGCATGAGGACGGGGTCTCGGCCTCCACGATGGTCTCCCCGCATTCGCCGCACGTCCAGGCCGGAATGCGGTGTCCCCACCATATCTGCCGGGACACGCACCAGTCCCGGATGTTGTCCATCCAGTCGAAATAGGTTTTCTCCCATGTTTTGGGGATGATCCGGGTCCGGCCGTCCCGGACGGCCTGGGCCGCTTTTTCCGCCAGGGGCTTTGCCTTCACAAACCACTGCCGGGACAAATTGGGCTCCACAACGGTCCGGCACCGGTAGCACCGGCCCACGCTGTGGTCGTGCGGCTCCGTCTTTTTGAGCGCGCCGACGGCCTTAAGTTCCTCAAGCGCCGCCTTGCGGCATTCAAAACGGTCCATGCCCTCAAACCGGCCGGCGCCGGCCATCATCTTTCCGTCGTCGTCAATGACCTTCAGCTCCTCAAGGCCGTGGCGT
This genomic interval from Candidatus Desulfarcum epimagneticum contains the following:
- the yhdR gene encoding putative aspartate aminotransferase YhdR (Evidence 3 : Putative function from multiple computational evidences), which gives rise to MTIAKHVEKIIEKSSWIRKMFEDGARLKALHGAENVFDFSLGNPNIKPPREFRDALKNMVGSDEISDVEMYHGYMPNTGYPHVRDAVAQYLTEEQGVAVSGEDVIMTCGASGALNAIFKAILDPEDEVISPTPFFVEYGYYVGNHGGVLKTVPTKPDFHLDLDEIEKALTDKTKAVLINSPNNPSGQVYPEEDLKKLGRLLAGRGKASGKTIYLISDEPYRKIVYDGKTVPGIFSCYDETIMATSYSKDISIPGERIGFLAVSPKATHRKALLGGMAIANRILGFVNAPALMQRVVGAIQGAGVDISQYAAKMTLLSDGLADCGYEFTRPAGAFYLFPKSPIPDDVEFVRKLQEELILTVPGSGFGTPGHFRIAFCVDDDVITKALPGFRRAKESL
- a CDS encoding conserved exported hypothetical protein (Evidence 4 : Unknown function but conserved in other organisms) — encoded protein: MPACVLKNARGFKNQRIKTAALSALILACLFFTGVSRAAQEARAPQWPHETSDLAPDPQSVYGRLENGFRYVLMKNREPRDRVSVHLNVQAGSLNETGPERGLAHFLEHMLFRGSDYFKPGELIKYFQSIGMSFGPDVNAHTGFEKTVYDIILPDGSQKTIAKALLAAKDFAAGALLLDKEIDRERKVVIAEKRTRDSVEYRTLVSSLEFEFPDALISRRLPIGTEEIISKAGRKELKAFYETWYRPDNMILVMVGDFDSEMAGALIQNEFSSLKAPAAPIRRPDIGDIRHKGIKTFYHHEKEAGSTTVSIETARKAPAAPDSAALRKDIFAADLADAIIRNRLEALKGEPGTPFTSAFIDSGTYLKTIRYSEIYAECEPEKWKESLALIEQTLRGALTHGFASHELDRVKKDFGAMLELGVKKAATRNSQGLARQIIFALNNNQVFMSPAQKKEMFAPLLKSLTLKDIHDAFRETWEADHRLVLVMGNARLAEGQIPPERRIHDEMEKSMASFVEKPKKLEKPRFPYLPEPGTAGKIVSKKWIPDLEIFQVDFANHVRLNIKKTDFDANSVQVNLTFGDGKLSQPAGKPGIAILAGAVVNESGLGALDKDGLERALSGKNASVHFYVAEDFFGLKGEAPPEEIPLLFQLLHAHIADPAFRKKAHRLSMERFRQDYRRLSATIDGAVKLHGERFFAGGDEKFGIPDSFDAFSKLSIDDVMAWVEPALRHDPIEISVAGDADVDQVIKAVSRYIGSLPDRKGSGLKKHPGLPRFPEGQIRKITVPTRLPKGLLTVAWPTEDIWNIKRARAFSVLGAIFSERLRVRIRETLGASYSPAAFNQSSKVYPEYGLLKTLVHADPEKIKVIQREVTKIAGDLSTNGVSADELQRAVEPILVRLKELRRKNAYWLDIVMTGSSKYPRQLDWSRSIIEDYQSFETDYISSLAKKYLDNARAAVLTIISDPGAEENAGEIAPPAPDIP
- the valS gene encoding Valine--tRNA ligase, whose protein sequence is MSSNLPDKGYEPHDVEKRWREKWEESRLFSADETSEKPAYSIVIPPPNVTGVLHMGHALNNTMQDILCRHRRLKGDNVLWMPGTDHAGIATQNVVERSLAEKNTDRHELGREKFIEAVWEWREKFGGAIVNQLKHMGASCDWERERFTMDQGLSEAVRTVFARLYHEGLIYRGNYIINWCPRCRTALADLEVEHEETDGALYHIEYPFPDGPGGIVVATTRPETMFGDTAVAVHPDDERHRDLPAEEVILPLAGRRIPVIRDEYVDMSFGTGGLKVTPAHDPNDFEIGRRHGLEELKVIDDDGKMMAGAGRFEGMDRFECRKAALEELKAVGALKKTEPHDHSVGRCYRCRTVVEPNLSRQWFVKAKPLAEKAAQAVRDGRTRIIPKTWEKTYFDWMDNIRDWCVSRQIWWGHRIPAWTCGECGETIVEAETPSSCPRCESASLEQESDVLDTWFSSALWPFSTMGWPHETPLLKTFYPTSVLVTGFDILFFWVARMMMMGIHFMGDVPFRDVYVHALVRDEEGKKMSKSKGNVIDPLSVIERHGTDAFRFTLAAFAAQGRDIKMSEKRVEGYRHFVNKLWNAARFVLMNMDRDGAESEMETDALLEKMSLTDRWITLRLYETAARVSEALDQLRFNDAASALYQFVWHEFCDWHLEAVKPALYGDDPDAKKTATAVLFSTLKAIVTMLHPFMPFVTEEIWDKMSDSKGFLIHERFPEPPSPIPGALTEAGREMDAVMDVITAVRNIRGEMNISPGVPLKALVCARDSFFEKTLLKRRDMALNLARLKSLEVKKGEVEKPPKSASAEIKGAALFVFLEGAVDFSKEAARLEKEIKKLEREMAVHSAKLDNEKFLARAPADIVEKVRTQRGFLLEKRDRLKESLLKIQKQA